The genomic stretch CGAGTTCCTGGAGATCGCCCGCCACTCCGGCAAGTTCCCCACCGCCACCGCGCGGCAAGACGGGGCAGACCTGCAGATCAGCGTCTGGTGCAGCAACGACTACCTCGGCATGGGCGAGAACCCCAAGATCATCGAAGCGATGACGAGCGCGATCCAGGCCCACGGCGTAGGTTCCGGCGGTTCCCGCAACATCGGTGGCACCAACCAGTACCACGTCCAGCTGGAGCGGGAACTTGCGGAGCTGCACGACAAGGAGGCCGCCCTCCTCTTCACCTCCGGCTTCACCGCCAACGACGGAGCCCTCACCGTGCTGGCCGGGCTGCCGAAGGACACCGTCGTGTTCTCCGACGCCGAGAACCACGCGTCGATCATCGACGGCCTGCGGCACAGCGGCGCGCAAAAGCACGTCTTCCGGCACAATGACGTCGCTCACCTGGAAGAGCTGCTCGCGGCCACTCCCGCCGACCGTCCGAAGCTGATCGTCCTGGAGTCGGTCTACTCGATGTCCGGCGACATCGCGCCGCTGGCCGAGATAGCCGAGGTCGCGAACCGCTACAACGCCACGACATACCTCGACGAGGTGCACGCGGTCGGCATGTACGGCCCCGAGGGCGCCGGCATCGCCGCCCGGGAGGGCATCGCCGACCAGTTCACCGTCATCATGGGCACCCTGGCCAAGGGCTTCGGCACGGTCGGCGGCTACATCGCCGGACCGGCCGCCCTCATCGAAGCCGTCCGCACGCTGTCGCGCGGGTTCATCTTCACCACCTCGCTGCCGCCGGCAATCGCGGCCGGGTCGCTGACCTCGGTCCGCCACCTGCGGAACTCCGAGGTCGAGCGGCAGGCGCTGGCCGAGAATGCGCAGCTGCTGCACCGTCTGCTCGACGAGGCGGACATCCCGTTCATATCCGCGGACTCACACATCGTGTGCGCCTTCATCGGGGACGACCGGACCTGCAAGCAGGCATCCAGCCTGCTGTTCAAGCGGCACGGGATGTACGTGCAGCCCATCAACGCCCCCAGCGTGCCGGCCGGTCAGGAGATCCTGCGGATCGCTCCGTCCGCGGTGCACACGCGATCCGACGTCGAGAACTTCGCCGAGGCGCTCCGCGACGTCTGGAAGGAGCTGGACATCCCGTCGGCGAGCGACCGGCTGCTGGCTCAGCAGAGCTGAAAGAGATTCTCATTCCCCGGCCTCGTGCGTCCGAAACCTGTGACGGAGCGCACGAGGCCGTCGCACATCCGCCTCCGATCGGGGTTCGGCGCACCGATACAGGCTTCGCAGACACCTGGCCGCGGCGGGCGAGCCGACCGGGCCGGCAGGTTCTTTGGCACCTACCTGCCAACGGCCGGGGAGAGTCGTCCGGATGGCCATAGCATCAATCACGAAAGGCAATCCAAGGGGGCAAAGACATAATGGGCGAGCGAGGGTGCGCAGTTGTCACCGGTGGCTCCCGGGGAATTGGTCGGGCGGTCGCTGTCCAGCTGGCGGCGGACGGATATGACATCGCGTTCTGCTATCGCTCCGGCGGTGACACGGCCGTGCAGGCCGAGAAAGAAATCCGCGACCTGGGCGTGGAGTGCTATCACGCGCCCTGCGATGTGACCGACCTCGAGTCGGTGCAGGCGTTCCTCAAGACCACCGAGGAAAAGCTCGGTGACATCGTCGCGCTGGTCAATTCGGCCGGCATCGTCAAGGACAATCCGATGGTCCTGATGCCGCCCGCGGACTGGCACGCGGTCATCGACACCAACCTCTCGGGAACCTACAACTTCTGCCGCAGCGTGGTCTTCGGATTCATGAAGCGCAAGGCCGGCACCATCGTGAACATCTCGTCGGTCGCCGGCGTGTTCGGAAACCCGACCCAAGCCAACTACTCGGCGGCGAAGTCGGGTATCCACGGCATGAGCAAGGCGCTCGCCAAGGAAGTCGCCGGATACGGCATCCGTGTCAATGTGGTGGCGCCCGGCTTCATCGAGACGGACATGACCTCAGAACTCCCCGAGAAGGCCCGGAAGACCGCGCTCGGGATGATCCCGATGAAGCGGATCGGCGAGCCCAAGGACGTCTCAGAGCTGGTGTCGTTCCTCGTCTCGGAGCGTGCCGCCTACATCACCGGCCAGGTCATACAGGTCGACGGCGGAATCGTCTTCTGATGCCGGAAGCACGCAGGCGCGCCGCGCCCCTGGACGCGGTCGACGACATCGTTCAGGTCAGCGATTCCGAGATCACGGCGACAAAATCGGTGCACGCCGGGGACCCGTATCTCGAAGGGCATTACCCGGACTTCACGATCTACCCCGGCGTGTTCATCATGGAATCGGTGAACCAGACGGTCGACGCATACGTGGCACGCACGTTCGGCGCCGATCGGATCGCGGATCTGACCACCGTCACGTCCGCGCGCTTCACCTCACCGGTCCTGCCCGGGGACACGCTGCAGGTGTCCTGCAAGCTCGTCGTCCAGGGTGATGACCTGGCCGTGGACGCGAACTGCCGCAACGCCCTCGGCGAGGCCGCGGCGAGGCTGAAGCTGGTGTACCGAATCACGGACGGGGGCATCCGGTGATCGACCACGCCGGAATTCGGAACATCATCCCGCACCGCCACCCGGTCCTGCTCGTCGATGCGGTCCTGGAGTTGTCTCCATTCGACCGCATCGTCACCGTAAAAGCAATTTCCGGCAGTGAGCCGTGCTATGCGAGGATGGCCGAAGGTCTCGGTTCGAGCGCTTTCGCTTATCCGAAGCCGCTGCTCATCGAATCTTTCGCCCAGAGCGGTGCCGTGCTCTGGTTGGAAAGCATCAAGAGTCGTGGCGAGAGCCTGAACGGCACACTGATATTCGCCGCGGCCCGAAATGTCGAATTCCATCGGCCGGTCTATCCGGGCGACACCGTACGGCACACCCTGAAGATCGACCAACTGGTCGGCAACAACGCGTTCCTGTCCGGCCGGAGTTTCGTCGGCGACGAGCCCGTCATGACCGTCGCCGAGGCCATCGCGGTCGTACGCCCCAACGAGGGGATCGCCCGCCGGGCATGACGCCCCATTGGCGGAAGACCCATCGAGTCGACACCTGTTCGTCGACTCGGCTATTCAGCTGCGCATTCAGCAGCGAACAGACAACCCAGGAAGTGGTGACGAGATGACGACCGCAATCAACCAGCAGCTGATGGACGAACTGCGCGAGATGATCGCGGAGGTTCTCGAGGAGGAGCCCGAGAACATCACCGAGACCAGCCTCTTCATCGAGGAGCACGAGGCCGACTCGCTTCGGGCGATCGAGATCCTGGCCCGCATCGAGAAGAAGTACAAGGTCTCGCTGCCGCAGGAGCTGCTCGCCGACATGGTGAATCTGCGGGCCGTGTACAACACCGTGGTCGAGTACTCCGACGGGAACCTCTGACATGACCCGCCGAGTGGTGATCACCGGCCTCGGACCTCTGTCAACCATCGGTGTCGGTCCGGACGCATTCGCAGCCGGCCTGCGCGCCGGCGCAAGCAACAGCGGGCCCATCCGCAGTTTCGACGCCTCCGGATTCCCGCACAACATCGCGAACGAACTGGGCGACGTTCACCCCTCGGATTACGTCACGAACATCGACCCGGAGGCCTGGGGGCCGGCCAGCCTCGCCGCGNNNNNNNNNNNNNNNNNNNNNNNNNNNNNNNNNNNNNNNNNNNNNNNNNNNNNNNNNNNNNNNNNNNNNNNNNNNNNNNNNNNNNNNNNNNNNNNNNNNNNNNNNNNNNNNNNNNNNNNNNNNNNNNNNNNNNNNNNNNNNNNNNNNNNNNNNNNNNNNNNNNNNNNNNNNNNNNNNNNNNNNNNNNNNNNNNNNNNNNNNNNNNNNNNNNNNNNNNNNNNNNNNNNNNNNNNNNNNNNNNNNNNNNNNNNNNNNNNNNNNNNNNNNNNNNNNNNNNNNNNNNNNNNNNNNNNNNNNNNNNNNNNNNNNNNNNNNNNNNNNNNNNNNNNNNNNNNNNNNNNNNNNNNNNNNNNNNNNNNNNNNNNNNNNNNNNNNNNNNNNNNNNNNNNNNNNNNNNNNNNNNNNNNNNNNNNNNNNNNNNNNNNNNNNNNNNNNNNNNNNNNNNNNNNNNNNNNNNNNNNNNNNNNNNNNNNNNNNNNNNNNNNNNNNNNNNNNNNNNNNNNNNNNNNNNNNNNNNNNNNNNNNNNNNNNNNNNNNNNNNNNNNNNNNNNNNNNNNNNNNNNNNNNNNNNNNNNNNNNNNNNNNNNNNNNNNNNNNNNNNNNNNNNNNNNNNNNNNNNNNNNNNNNNNNNNNNNNNNNNNNNNNNNNNNNNNNNNNNNNNNNNNNNNNNNNNNNNNNNNNNNNNNNNNNNNNNNNNNNNNNNNNNNNNNNNNNNNNNNNNNNNNNNNNNNNNNCTCGCGGTCGACGACGCCGGCCTCGACCGCGCCGAGCTGCGGCGCGGCCGGGCCGGGTCGGTCTTCGGCACGACCGGAGGCGAGACCCGCCTCCATGAGGACGCCTACGAGAGGTGGCTGGCCGAGGGGCCTGCCGCCGATTTCAGCGACCTCGTTCCGAAGATCCCCGCCTACCGGCTCGCCGTCGCGGCCAACCGCGAACTCGGCATCGACGGCGAGGCGGTGACGCTCGCCACCGCGTGCTCGGCGAGCAACTACGCGATCGGCTACGCCTACGACATGATCGCGGGCGGCGACTCCGACTACATGATCGCCGGTGGCTCGGAGGCCATGTGCGCGTTCGCCGTGGCCGGCTTCTACCGGCTCGGCGCTCTCGCGAAGGACGTGTGCACGCCCTTCGACGCGAACCGCAAGGGCATCCTCATCGGTGAGGGCAGCTCCGCTCTGCTGCTCGAGTCGCTGGACTCGGCGCTCGCCCGAGGCGCCAGGATCTACGCCGAAGTGCTCGGCTACGGGCTCAACTGCGATGCCAACCACATGGTTTCGCCGCTGGCCACGTCGATCGCCGAGTGCACCCGCCGGGCCCACGAGAACGCCGGGGTGAAGAAGGACGAGATCGACTACGTCTGCGCCC from Streptomyces roseochromogenus subsp. oscitans DS 12.976 encodes the following:
- the hemA gene encoding 5-aminolevulinate synthase, encoding MNLHLESYSDGPIAADVAARRREFLEIARHSGKFPTATARQDGADLQISVWCSNDYLGMGENPKIIEAMTSAIQAHGVGSGGSRNIGGTNQYHVQLERELAELHDKEAALLFTSGFTANDGALTVLAGLPKDTVVFSDAENHASIIDGLRHSGAQKHVFRHNDVAHLEELLAATPADRPKLIVLESVYSMSGDIAPLAEIAEVANRYNATTYLDEVHAVGMYGPEGAGIAAREGIADQFTVIMGTLAKGFGTVGGYIAGPAALIEAVRTLSRGFIFTTSLPPAIAAGSLTSVRHLRNSEVERQALAENAQLLHRLLDEADIPFISADSHIVCAFIGDDRTCKQASSLLFKRHGMYVQPINAPSVPAGQEILRIAPSAVHTRSDVENFAEALRDVWKELDIPSASDRLLAQQS
- the fabG gene encoding 3-oxoacyl-[acyl-carrier-protein] reductase — protein: MGERGCAVVTGGSRGIGRAVAVQLAADGYDIAFCYRSGGDTAVQAEKEIRDLGVECYHAPCDVTDLESVQAFLKTTEEKLGDIVALVNSAGIVKDNPMVLMPPADWHAVIDTNLSGTYNFCRSVVFGFMKRKAGTIVNISSVAGVFGNPTQANYSAAKSGIHGMSKALAKEVAGYGIRVNVVAPGFIETDMTSELPEKARKTALGMIPMKRIGEPKDVSELVSFLVSERAAYITGQVIQVDGGIVF
- a CDS encoding 3-hydroxyacyl-ACP dehydratase FabZ family protein, producing the protein MPEARRRAAPLDAVDDIVQVSDSEITATKSVHAGDPYLEGHYPDFTIYPGVFIMESVNQTVDAYVARTFGADRIADLTTVTSARFTSPVLPGDTLQVSCKLVVQGDDLAVDANCRNALGEAAARLKLVYRITDGGIR
- a CDS encoding 3-hydroxyacyl-ACP dehydratase FabZ family protein; the encoded protein is MIDHAGIRNIIPHRHPVLLVDAVLELSPFDRIVTVKAISGSEPCYARMAEGLGSSAFAYPKPLLIESFAQSGAVLWLESIKSRGESLNGTLIFAAARNVEFHRPVYPGDTVRHTLKIDQLVGNNAFLSGRSFVGDEPVMTVAEAIAVVRPNEGIARRA
- a CDS encoding acyl carrier protein, with amino-acid sequence MTTAINQQLMDELREMIAEVLEEEPENITETSLFIEEHEADSLRAIEILARIEKKYKVSLPQELLADMVNLRAVYNTVVEYSDGNL
- a CDS encoding beta-ketoacyl-[acyl-carrier-protein] synthase family protein, encoding LAVDDAGLDRAELRRGRAGSVFGTTGGETRLHEDAYERWLAEGPAADFSDLVPKIPAYRLAVAANRELGIDGEAVTLATACSASNYAIGYAYDMIAGGDSDYMIAGGSEAMCAFAVAGFYRLGALAKDVCTPFDANRKGILIGEGSSALLLESLDSALARGARIYAEVLGYGLNCDANHMVSPLATSIAECTRRAHENAGVKKDEIDYVCAHGTGTPSNDSAEVAAMREVFGDQLPPMSSIKSMLGHSMGAASGFGAIACCLAIRDGFIPPTINLNTLDPNFEGIDVVPNVSRDADVRIVQNNGFAFGGNNAITIFGRYE